The Puntigrus tetrazona isolate hp1 chromosome 13, ASM1883169v1, whole genome shotgun sequence genome contains the following window.
ATCCGTGTGAAGAGCACTAACGGTGTCTCTTAGAAAGTCAGTGAAAAAGACTGAACTGAACAGAGTTACACTTTcgtgtttctgttttaataatgtCTCTGTTAACCGCTCAACGAATAAACTGTTGGAATTAAAGTGATTTCATAATAATAGGGATGATAAAAGAACAGCAGGTGTTAGGTGTTTCCACAATGTGTTTGACGCCAAAATCTGattatttagcaaatataaaGAGTCTACAATTGGGGCGAAGCATTTAGTGGAAAAGATTTTGGATTCCACtttaatttattccagtgaaaCGTTTTCCTATTGTTTTTCCTCCACTTTTCCTCCTCCAGACCAACTCTTATCTATCAACTATGCTATTTATGCAGCTAATGTAGACAAATCTATCTacctatatacatacatatatctatctacctacctatacacacacacacacacacacatatacatatatatatacatatatatatatatatatatatacacacacacatacacatatatacacatacatatacacatatatacacacatacatatacatatacatatacacatatatacattatatatatatacatatatatacacatacatatacacatatatcattatatatatatatatatatatatatatatatatatatatatacattatatatatatacatatatatacacatacatatacacatatattcatatatatatatatatatatatatatatatatatatatatatatatatatatatatatatatatatatatatatatatatacacacacacacacacatatacatatatccACAGAAGATGCCCTTTATTTTAGTGAAGAGAAAGATAAGTTTTATTGCGCAAGTTAGATAAACGCGTGAAACATTAACGTACAAcgtacatattatttttatgtgctgACAGAAAAATGATCAGGTTTAAGCTCTAGAGCAAGTTAACATAAGTCTGCTGACAGGTACCGTCGTGTATAATGATATCCCTTAAATTCCACTTTAAGCACTTAAAGTTGTCAGTCTGTTTCTGAGGGGGCGCGACGGTAATTACGCGCTATTGCGAAAGATATATTATGATAACAAGGGCGTGTCTGCTGAATATTCATGAGGTTACGCAATAGAACGGCACGCAGcttgattaatattcatgaggcgGGGATGCTGCGCGCCTCGGCAGAACTATTCAGATCGTCTGCGCAGGCATGAGTTCATCCAGCACGTCTGCGCAGGCGATGAGAGGGGCGGTGGAAAGCGTGTTTGATGCCCTCGTACAGTCATTTAAAAGGGGGCGGGAATATATAAAAAGTCCCGCATGTATAAAACTCTTGGAGACGCATGAAGTGCCGTGGAGTTTGGACATTATGCGTGACATCCTGACAGAGAAGAACATGAGAAACATGCTGTCGCTACTCACCGTTGTGACTGTTTATCTCGCGGTTTGGGGCGGAATCACTGCGGATGCTCAAGTTGGACCTGTGTTACGGAACTCCATCAGGCATCTGCCCGCAGCATCCAGTCCGAGTGACGCGGTGAGCGCGAGCCCGCGCGTTACCGGCACCGCGGACAGCCACGCTCCGGTACGTGATCACGGGACGCTAAAACGCACAGAGGATTTAAAAGGACTCAGTTTGAGATGATTTTTAAACCCATTTGGGGTTTTATGACATGCATGTGCTTTTAAAGGAgccattcaaataaaaagtttattgtgatgatttacTCTTCCACAGTCGCCGCACTGCGCCGCCGATGATGAGTGCAGACTCGGTGAGTTTTGTAACGGCTCTCGCGGAGTTTGCCTCTCGTGCCGCAGGCGCAGGAAGCGCTGCGCTCGCGACGGGATGTGCTGCGCTGGAAATCGATGCATCAACGGTACATACCAGAGAtcgttttatgcttttttttctcattgcagCTTGCATGAAGATTAATTTTACCCTtcgtgtctctctctcaggtgtgtgtcAACCTGCTGAATCAGACGCGGTCGGCACGGTAGATGCCGCTCTACCGGTTGGCAACACGGATGAGCCAAATATGCCTGTGACACGTGGGCAGAACTTCACACATCCTAAAAGAACCAGCAGCCTACCAAAACCACAGCAGACACTCAAAGGTGTCAAATCTCGCTTTTTTCTATTCCTTTTTATTGCTTCcgttttcttttcctctcttctgCTTCCCATCTTGCCTTTACTCATTTCATCCTCATTCTTCTTGTTTTGTCTCCTTTTCGTCTTGGTCATCCATTCCTTTTCTCATCTCAATTACTCATCAAAACGAAGCTGCTTTAAAGGTCCTACAgagcgatgccatagaagaaccatctTTGGCTCCACAAGGGTTCTTTCTTACCTTTCTTACCTCTTTTCCTCCAGAAAGAACCTTCTGTGaaacagatgttaaaggttctttatacaggttcttctatggcatcatgAAGCACCTTTACGTTTAAGAGTAAAGTCTCTGTCTTTTTGTCTCGTTTCTTTTCTCCATAGTGATCTGCCTTATAATGGACGTCTTGTCTGAActcaactttctttctttttcctttccgTTTCTTTTCTCATGTCAACTCTCACCAGTCTCCCGTTTTCTCCTCTCATCTATTCTGCTATGGTCTCTTCTCCTACTGACTCCTTTGTGTCCAATGCACAACATTTTTCACCTTATCTCATCTCGTCTCTATATTTCCCTTGTTGCCTGATTTCAAATCCACCAGCTCTTGTTGATATCAAACAAATCTGGAGGAGCGAACGCTGATGTGATTTATAATCTGTCAGGTGGCGAGGGCGAGACGTGTCTCAGGTCTTCGGACTGTGTGGAAGGGCTCTGCTGCGCCAGACACTTCTGGTCACGGATCTGTAAGCCGGTGCTGACGGAGGGGCAGGTGTGCACTCGCCATCGGCGGAAAGGAGCTCACAGTCTGGAGATCTTCCAGCGCTGCGACTGCGGCTCCGGTCTGACCTGCCGAGGCCAGAGAGAGAAGCCCGGAGCAGAAAGCCGAAACCTACACACCTGCCAGCCGCGCTGACCCCGCAGAACCGCTCtctgctccacacacacacacacaccacgcgCACGCATGCAGACACACATGCAGCGGCGGCAAAGGAAAACTGATTCCACGGAAGGATGCGCCAATAAAAGGACTGATCGTATTTCCTGGACGGATGCAGAGAAACTGCACCGTAGGGATGTTTCTTGTTGTACACTCTGCTATTTAAGACTTTTTTCCCTGGGTCATCACAAAAGGCAGATTGCTTTTGTTTCCCTTTATAAGGAACTTCTTATTCTTCTTGCAGTAAATTACTGTATTGTAAATACGTAGTCAGAAATTGCACTTAACACTGAGCATATGGATCCTGTAAAAGTAGCATTTTATGATTCAAACACATCAATATTGTAAATGTGCAAGCCATATGATCGAAATGATCATCAGTACTCTATTTTTATTTCGAGCAAATTGTAAAGATGTTTGTgtgatgaaaatatataaatgatatgataataacaattaatGGACTTTTTACCGTTTGTACTGCCACAACTGCAATGTAAGGAAACCACTTAGGGaggtttttaatagttttaatgacATGCACTGTTTGCTTCATTCAGCGGGTTACGCTTCCAGCATCACTTTaacgtgataaaaaaaaaaaaagcaatatattgtgTGTAGCAAAGTCGCTAAAAAAAACGTTtcctaaattaataaatgtacgTTTTAATGTGAAGTGTCCTAATTCAATGCATAGAACTCAAAGATAACAGCCGAAAAAATGTCAACTTGTATATTCCAGTTTGTAAAAAGCACACTTTCTGTATAGGCTTCCACTGCGACTTCATGGacttcaatgcatttttaattttagcttctTTGTAAAACAAACTAGAAGCGCACTTAAAAGTACTGGGGCACCTAATGCACACATCCTACATAGAGTTCCACtgcaaatacatatattttaacacaCTTGCATGACGGCACGTCTTTGTTGAtgccagcatttttttttttatccatgcACTCGAAGCATgtggacaaacaaacaaatgaaaaaaaaaaaaaacccaaaacttgAGGTCATTGCtcttaacataaaaatgtactcCGTGAGCGGAAGCTATCATGGCAAATAAACAAGCTCCGAGCTCTGTTGAGGAGCCGTAATCCTCTGGGTAGCCATATCCCCGTCTGCAGAAAAACACCTGACCACATGAAAGCCTGAATGGGCCCAAACAGCAAGGAAGTACAAAGCCAACAGGAGGATATCAAACGAGAAGAATCCCGAGGAAGTACAAGAGAATCAGCAGCAACAACCTTTGGTGTGTCTGGCTAACTTCTAATTAGTCCTGCAGTCAGGCCCGAATTGCAGGTTAATCATAGAGATATCTGACcctttaattactttattatgtAGCCTGTTTGGCACGCACACAGCACGTATAGAGCGGTATAGAGCGAGTGCAGGATTCATGATGATAAGCAACTTTATTAGTGCGGTCTGTAGCTGATGAAGGAGTAGTTGACCTAAAATTTTGACGTATACTCTTCgtttatgttgttccaaagctgTATAAAGTTTAGTTCttatgttgaacacaaaagatgatattcTGAAGAACCAGACAGTTGTTGGTCCCCAATGAAAGAAATGCAGTCAATCAGCTGTTAAATttccagcattcttcaaaaaaatcgTTTTATGTTCAACATAAAGAAactcgtacaggtttggaacgacacaagggaaaattaaaacattcattttaatattttgcaccTGATCAGTACAGTCATCTGTCATCGTGACTGAAGACATGATGAAAGGTTTATCTGAAATACAGTGCGCTTTAAGGGACTGTTCACCcaaatataacatttctgtCAACTCACCCTTATGTCTTCTTGAATATTTGAAGAATGACATTCCGAATGCGTTTGTTTGAACAATGTGTATAAAGTTTTCTTTGGTCATACAACAAAAGTGTGTAAAGAACAGgccaaaatgtaaattgttGTTACCCCATCGAACTGTTCAGTGTTACGACAGAAATACAGAGAGTCagattcatgaatgaatcattcaaacaGTTCAGTAAAACGACTCACTAAAAGAAGCATTCTCAAAATGTCTATTTGTtcaaaaatcatacaaattaaATAGCTAGAAAGCTATTTTAAGAGTTTTATGAAGTATTGTCCATTTTTAGCTGTCATTAAAGAGCAActgcacaaaaaacaacaaactacaTTCCTCCAAATTCATTCTTTTGCTttcactgaaagaaaaaaaaaaacgtggggTGAGTGAATCATATTTGAGTGAATTGCCAAAACAGGAAACAAATCAACTTTttgtcattattcattatttgtttgcaaatgcaaaagttcgtatattttgcaatataatacaaatacgtattcatttttaagtgtggcATATTGTGTCTTTTTGGGGCCACTTTTTGCAAATCAAATCACAAGACGCTGTTCACGTCTCCACAGCAGCTGGCAAACGTCAGAACAAGACTCTTCATTAGTAAGACCATAAAAGAGTGAATTTTCCACTCCTTCATGCTCTTACGGTTAAACGTAACCTTTCTCTTCATCCCTTGACCCTGCTGTCTCTCTccttcagtctgtctctctttctctctctctggtgaCAGACACTGTGGCTGAAAATTACAGACAGGCAGATCTGTTTAATGATGTCAGGCGTCACAGACTCGAGGCCTCACGAAAACTGACTATTTTAACTGTGTACATGGAGACTAGAGGAGGAGAcggcctacacacacacacacacacacacacacacacacaaatcatgtCCACGCTCACAATGTGTAGTTTTGGTTTTCGGAGTTCTTCTCAGTAACTGTCAAAGTTACTCACCTCCTATCTCAGCCAAATGAGCAAATTACTCAGAAACAAGTCCAAACAAAACCGCAGAAGAGCATTCTGTTACACTGCAATACAGCTTGCCAAATGTATACGTGCGCACGTGTGACCACCTGTgtgtgcaatatatatttttactgtttggATACACTAAAGGGACAGTCCACtcaaaaattattaattcattatttaattcaccatcatgttgttccaatcaactttcttttttaattaatttataacgCCCAGTccatttctgaatgaattttTTGGACGtgcatatgaaatataataatactgaaatataaaatttatagtacatttttatgttttttattatgttttaaataataaataaagataaaatctaaatattttaaataaaatgattacatataattattacaagttattgtatatacacatgcacacacaaacatacaaatgtatttagaatatacatttaatattgctTTATGTATAACATATAACTTTTTGCCAttataaaatcagtttttctgGTTTTACCATGagtaaaatttacttttttgttttattataataaactaCTGACAGATTTTTTCCcaaatttcaatttattttcaatCACAGCTCTCAGGCATCTTGGCACGCTCTCCACCAGCCTTTCACGTTGATTTTGGGTGACTTAATGCCACTTTTGATTCAAAAATTTAAGCAGATCAGCTTTGTTTGATGGCTTGTGACCATCCGTCTTCCTCTTGATCACGTTCCAGAGGTTTTCAATGAGGTGCTTCTCTGTCCACACCTATATATTGATCTTGCTGTGGAATGAAGCATTgtcctgctgaataaaaaaagacgTATATGCCCAAGCCCAGCCTTGCTGAAACACCCACAGATCATGATCACCAATCCTCCACCAAATTTCACAGTGGCTTGTAGACCTCTTTAGGTCTCAGAGACAGAGACGGTCCAATCCTTATGGCCTCTTTCAATGACTTCAGCCCTGCTCCTAGAGGCCCGTCCTCACCATGCGCTTCACCCCGTCTGCTGCTTGCCATTCTTTTGAAGGTCATTAATTGCTAGGTTTGTGGGCATCCCGGTTAGTGGAcagttgttttctttcactGATGGTCTAGCTTTGAAATCCCCAATGCCATCAGCTTGACCTTCTTCTTCAGAGCTGCTTTCTTTGAAATTCCAAGGATGGAAGCATCTGTCTATCTGACAGTAAAGCTAGAATTGACCCTTTCCTTTCGTCACTCCAAACTTGTCTTTTCAACTCTTTTGGCATGGCCATAAGTTACTATTTGATTCCGGTTGCTTTTGGCATACTGCAAGCACTGTTTTTGTCATCAAGCTGGTCTTTTTGTAAGAGGATAGCAATGGccgtattattgtttttttatactttttcgtccttaaattaaattttgaatgtttgttgTCTTTTATACAACActcataatatttataaatgatactatataaaataaagcgaGGCTTGTCGTGCATGTACAGTAAGTGTTTTGTATAAAATTACAGTTCTCTAACCTCACACAACTCTTTAGGttcaacaacaaacaaataaatccaaCTCACAACAGCTGAGTcaagacagttttttttttctttttggttcaCAAACAAAACTGGCATTTGAAGAAATCTGTTTTTGCTCAGtgctgtgcatttaaaatattttcatatgtcATTTAGCAAGTCTAGTCCTTTgtatgaacacaaacacacacacacacacacacacacacacacacacacacacacacacacacggtgacAGCTTTGTGAGTAATATTTCAGCAGCGGAGGGTTGTGGGGTTTGGGGCAGTCTAGAAACCGTGTTTACGCTGAACCGCTCGTTATTGGGCTGACCACAAACCTCTGCTGGCCacaggcatgtgtgtgtgtgtgtgtgtgtgtttgtggtgatGGTGTAGGGGGAAGGATCTGTTCTCAAATACGCCAGTTAAACTCCAACCCACGAAAACTGAGTCGAAGCAGAGGTCTGACTGCTAACAGCATCACACTCAAATGTCTGCGCGACGACAATTATCTCATTCATCTACGCAGTGCACGTTTTTCGCAAGCTCTGGAGCGCAAAACAGAATTGCATCACCTCTCTGACCGTGAAACATGGGCGGGTTGTTTTTTCCGTCTCCGTGCAGCGCTGCCGAAATTACAAAGGTGATGGTTGATTTCAGAGATAACGTTGCAACAAACATCTCACATATCTCCGAATAATTGATTCAAGATTGATTTCTTTGGCACAGGTGCGCAGCAATTCAATGTTATTGGTTGCCGCACAAAAACAATGTTCGACAGAAGAAGCGAGCCTTGTTCTCGGTGGGAATGTCCGTGTTCATTAGAGACTTCAAAGCAGCTTCTCACCTGGCACAAGTGTGTTTTTACCACGCTTATCTAAACAGTCTCAGAACGGGTGTCATTCCTTACACCCAGTAGATCAGCTCTTAAACAATATGCTCCATTCATCTTTGTGCCACGGTCTCCGTGACGTCAGAGGAAGGCGGTTGCGCAAAGAGAGAACTGGTATCGCTAATTAAACTCATTTCATGCTGCAGCTAGCTGAACTAAActatcaaaacaaacaattaaaaagacttTTGTTCTAAGTGAACAGTAAACAGCTCAGAGCCTCAGGTACATGCGTGAGCGACCTGGGAAAGTGCCTATCGCTGGGTTATTTCAGTTAAAGCTCACACACGGGAACTAAGATTCTGCCATCATTTGCTCGCTCTCGTATTGTTAGAAAGCCTAAAGACTTAAGCTATTCTTTGAAAAAGGTTTTTGAAACCAGTGAAGCTGTGTTTACTGTATGCAtattgcgtaaaaaaaaaactaaaattaaatcagttcatcatgttttatttcgtcacaagatttacatttaattgcttGAATCCTATGGATACTTTTTCTATGCCTTtatgaaaaattttaatttttagttttggttaCCTGGACTATGTAGGGACAGACAGAAACctctcaggtttcattaaaaacatcataatttgTGTTTCGGAGATGAGCCAAAGTCtttgggtttggaatgacaagagGGTCGGTATTTGAGGACAGAAtgtaaatttttgggtgaaatgttAATTTAGGGTTAGCCTTTAGGTATCAACTTtatttcagatgtttctcctgaaatGCATACGGAGTGATAAAACAGAATGAATATACTGctaatgtaaagtaaaatataaaattaacatGCACGATAGAGTATCACAGATTATGAGGTCATAGAATAAATTGATAAGAATGATTTGAGATGAAACTGATTTAAATTTCTTCTGCAGACTTGGCAGTATCTTGGCAGATTGCTGTACTTCTTGATATTTCAGAAGACACATGATATTTCAAGGGGTTATACTAATGGGGTCAAATCTGATTAacttaatcacatccaaaataaatgttttgttcacataatatatgtgtatgtatataagtaTACAAAGctattatgtaaacaacaaaaacttttactcacaaaaatgtttgtcattttatacAGGAAATACCCATAAAAGTGCAACAGTAAAAAGCTGTTAATTGTGTGTTTTCTATCCTAATGGTGTGAATGCAGCGAGTCATTATTACCCATCATTGTCATGGAGGAATGTCAGTCTGGAGGGGCGTCTGTGATTTGAGACCCTCATGTGGCATGCaggaggcagacagacagacactggAGCCCTCGCTGGGACGACGGCCAACTGCTGGTTTGATCCATGCTGGTGTCCCTGTCTGAtgcatccacacacacaaacacacttcttaATTTTTCCTGTCATGtaccataaaacaaaataacactttCTTCTTTTCATGTGTAAGagtaaatattattacgatGAGACATTTTCTACAAGCACAGGATTTTGAGGTTTAAATGGCCACAGGAAGACACTTCAGACAGATTTAAGTAAGTGTGATTGCCGCTGTATTACATAACGAATATTAAACCAAGCGGCATATATTTAACTCGCTGAGCCTCTTCATTCACACTTGGTACCTTCAAAgctaaaaaagacaaaagcctTGCAATGTACCTTTTTTCCTTCAGTAAAATGAAtctaattattctttttttgtttaataatgtttttctaaaaCGTGATGCTGTGTTTACTGTGtgcatattgcataaaaaaaacattaattaaatcagtgcttcatattttatttcttcacaAGACTTGCGTTTAATTGCTTGAATCCTATGGATACTTTTTCTATGCCTTTATGACGAATTTGAATTCAAGTTTTGGTTACCTGGACTATGGAGGGACAGACAGAAACctctcaggtttcattaaaaacatcataatttgTGTTTCGGAGTTGAGCCAAAGTCtttgggtttggaatgacaagagGGTCGGTATTTGAGGACAGAAtgtaaatttttgggtgaaatgttAATTTAGGGTTAGCCTTTAAGTATCAACTTtgtttcagatgtttctcctgaagtgCACACGGAGTGATAAAACAGAATGAATATACTGctaatgtacagtaaaatataaaattaacatgcatttataatatcaGTGCATTTATAAAGAGTCAGTGTCTTCTTTTCATAGACTTCAAAATGCCATTTAATCTCACTGCAAACAATTGTGATATTAACAAGACATAATCCATGACATTTTGTATCCTGATGCcgtatatttttatactacagtatgtttttaatacaacatATATTTGTCATGTTGGGATCAGTTggttaaaagcaataaaactgcaatacaTCAGTGTGTCTTGAGCGTTCATGTACTTTGTGTATCCATCCAGGATTCATACCCATACCCCCTGACCCACCTGCTGTCCTCAGGAGAGTCTGGTGCATGGCCTAAGGTTGTATTGGCCTCTTTGTTCCCTGCAACAATCTGCCCATTGTttaccaaaataataaaacaatattctgTGTCTGGAGTGGCTGCCAGACTAAACAGAACAAATGAAGAACTCCTGGGGTGTGCTGATGCCAGGCCTGTTGCGAATTAGCAcgcttttacatttgttttgggTTGGCTGAAAGCAGGGTAACGTTTAGCGTTTTAAGAGCCCATCCCAGTTGTAAAAACCCACAAAATTCAGCTCAAGTTCACACAGCAGCTcggttccaaaacctagtgagctgccctGCTATCTGCTGCTAACACGGGCCTGCCATGGATACTGTCTGAGGTGTGATGCTAAGCAGAAGTAATGAAGAGAAATGGTGTCATGCCGTAATGAGAAAATATACAGCAGTTTTGACAGGAAACTCCATTCTCATCGAGACAATTTACTTTTTAGCTAGGTTTAAGTTTCGTGATGTATACTtcggattaaaaaaaaagcttgaacAGATTTGTTCTGTTCATGATGACAGATGAATCagtgaatgatttttttcctaATCACAATTTACTTCAATGTCACAGAAGAATGTATGTGGAAGGTTTAAATATATGAACGGGTTTTAATTTAATGAGGCAGCCGAACAAAGGaggatatattaaaaaaaaaagcattgtatCTTGTTATAAttacttaaagggttactcccccataaaataaaaatttagtgttctatgcatatttatgatttgtgcaaacagtgttttttttccattgcagCTGATACAGATACAAGAAGTAATCTTGTCACTTCATAACATTCACATTGAACCACCGATGGCAGATTAACTATTCTGACGATATCTTGGCATAATTGGCAGTcaaatatccaaaatatcttaaattgtgttccaaagatgaataaaGCTCTTATGGATAtatggaacgacatgggggaaATTGATTAATGACTacatcagtggttcccaaccttttcttgtttgaggcacccttggaaagcctttcaaaagttcccggcacccttataaggaaatagatatttaaaatctccgtagcttttttcttattatttatttatttgtttcatttcgagagtttgcatgcaacaacaccttataccctGTCCTGTCCTGTACGTGTGTTATACGCGTCACTCACTGAGGAACGGGTGGAGAAGGACTCTCCGCtagagacctgcgcgggacagatttttcagtcccgctcccgcaacaatatagattatttttttcccactcccgcccgcaatattcaagttttgtcccgctcacgcccgcatgtaaacattaaaactgtgcacacatgacgcttcagacctgaacTTCTTGTGGCTTGTGGCTGCTGTAGGCGAGTATTTAGCTGCATCTGTCGCAGCTCGCAAAGGGAAGGGGCTTTCCATACCATACCATGTCACATACTatagaaacatttctaaattttggatttccctttgtttggctttgtagttctgtatgctcctttctttaataatgaactaatatctgtagcactaagcgctccacctgtgtcatgctcttcagacattttgcctcggtgtgggtgagaatttacgttattttgagttgttcgtgttgcttttgtgcagcagataaataatatttcatttctttttaacttaattttaagatatttccattttgcgggagtcccgcaaataattttattctcccgcaACCCGCACACACAAGGACCTTACTGCCCGCACCCGCGTTCACATATCAAACCTCGTCCCGCGCCGCACTGGCTTGCGTCGGGTCCCGCGAGACTTTCGGTACTCCCGCGGGATTCCAGGTCTCTACTCTCCGCTATCTCGGTAGTCCCCTCCCTACCTC
Protein-coding sequences here:
- the dkk1a gene encoding dickkopf WNT signaling pathway inhibitor 1a, encoding MSSSSTSAQAMRGAVESVFDALVQSFKRGREYIKSPACIKLLETHEVPWSLDIMRDILTEKNMRNMLSLLTVVTVYLAVWGGITADAQVGPVLRNSIRHLPAASSPSDAVSASPRVTGTADSHAPSPHCAADDECRLGEFCNGSRGVCLSCRRRRKRCARDGMCCAGNRCINGVCQPAESDAVGTVDAALPVGNTDEPNMPVTRGQNFTHPKRTSSLPKPQQTLKGGEGETCLRSSDCVEGLCCARHFWSRICKPVLTEGQVCTRHRRKGAHSLEIFQRCDCGSGLTCRGQREKPGAESRNLHTCQPR